In Theileria equi strain WA chromosome 3, complete sequence, the genomic window AACACGAACAAGGATTTTCAATAACAAAACCCACCCAATATGTTTTGGAACGCAAATCAGTGGTATTGAACAAAGATTTTATAGAGGCACGTCTTAATCTCCAGTTACCCGGACGTGGACGGCGTGTTGATGGTAAATATGCCCTTGAATTATTTTCTACTATTTTACCGGACTTTGTaaaaaaatgcatgcaTTTTGAATCTTATGACGAAAAACCGCTTTATAAGCATGTAAAAGTATTGGAGGATCAACAGTACCTTAGAAATATGCTACCGGAATTAGGATTAGTGGCGTTCGTAGCCGATGGATCTATATTGCCGAGAAGTGATGGTACATCCGATACGCCTATGGATTCGAATGTAAAACTATTTGAGTCACCTCCATCTCTTAAGATCTCAGTTGAACTCCCAAATAGGGGCAAAATAACCGGAATGGGAATAAAATCGGGTTTCACCCTAATCGTTGGAGGTGGATATCATGGCAAGACGACTCTTTTGAAAGCCATACAGACCGGAGTTTACAATAAACGTCCAGGTGATGGACGAGAATTTGTTGTAACTTCACCTAATGCGGTAAAGATAAGAGCAGAGGATGGAAGAAGTGTAACCAGAGTTGATTTATCAACTTTTATGAAGAACCTACCATGTAAAAAAAGTGGAAGCGATTTTACTACCAATAATGCCTCAGGATCTACGTCTCAAGCTTCAGCtattatggaatatataGAAATGGGTGCTGATCTTTTGATCCTTGATGAAGATATATCAGCCTCTAATTTTCTGCACAGAGATGCCATTATGACAAATCTGATTAAGGAAAAGGAACCTATTGTACCGTTTCTATTTTTGGTAAGGCAATTTTTTGAGAAATTGGGAATTTCAACAATCATGGTTTCAGGATCTTGTGGTTTATTCGTTGACCAAGCCCATACCATTTTGCAGATGGATGAATACAGCTGTATTGATAGGACACAAGAGGCAAAAGAAATATGTAAGAATTCAGGGATTAATCTTTCCGAGGCAGTTGATAAGAGTATTGCAAACAATCTACTATTCTCCCACAAACTTGTGAATAATAGGGTTGTTTCACGGGAATCTTTTAAAAGGCCCAATCAAAAGATAAAACAGCTCGGAATAGATAAAATATCATATGGAATGGAACAGATTGACCTGAGCCCACTAGAAACATTGGTAGAAATTGGACAAACTTCTGCAATAACAAATATCATTATATACTTAGAGTGCCAAGTCAAAGAGTATGAAAGAGATAGGCAACAATACACATTACGCCAATTATTAGATAAACTCTATTATAAATGGAGTTCTATTACAACTGTAGGATATAATGGATTAGATGAGATAAACGGTTTCAAACACTTTCCAACTGGTGATTGTGTGATGCCTAGGATATTTGAGATATCCGCTGCTTTAAATCGCCTTAGAAGTTTGAAAATTACCAAATTTGTTCAAGATGAATACAGACCACAGGAAAAAAATTCATATTTTGACAACAATGTAAATTAAATATTATCCTTCTAGCATGGAGTTGATCTTAACCAGTGTTTCATCCTGCTTTAGCATAAGTTCTCTACAACTTTTCAGTTTCTACATGTTACTCATTTTTATGTGGATAGATTACCTCGATCAATCGCTTATTTAGACTTTTATGTAGCGTCTCTAGTTCTTTGATATCGATTTTTTCTGCGGGTGATTGAATTGTTTGAGCCATCCATACCCTGTTTGGCTTTATTTTTCTTGTATCTGAGTTGAATGGTATTCAGCCTAGTTTCAAACTCCTGGATTATAATGTAGATGAGGCAACGTTAATCTTACCTGTTTTGCCATTTTATGCTTTTCTAACAGTGAGTTCATATTACTTTTAAGGttttcaaagttttctacattttttcTAACCTACAAAGCCAAGTATTTGCAATCCGTATGCTGATACAAACTTTGCCTTTTGCCTCAGAAAGTTCGTTTTCTGCCCTTATTATAGAATTTTTCCTCTCTTCCAATTGTTTGTCTCTGAAAAATGAGCCTTTTCTACTATTTATA contains:
- a CDS encoding hypothetical protein (encoded by transcript BEWA_006630A), translated to MRPLSSLSGLFYILHCFGVSSSRRVEALSTRHLSTKDSGRFSYIKCTQSSYYSDIYDKRPIRSEKQRLNSLEDYAMDRKRSLGPKAAGRWGKRLDKESKHNFGNIAENQEIGGCNPDYKFVESFFDENEDGYQWPPTQVTKRKGNLYYNLRDKNNGPYTSYKSLVGEWSIENDTITVIFDRIQSDPFAPPSNVRIRVSQDIARFPLDVLTPKIRNIAICDLVARKLSEELKEHEQGFSITKPTQYVLERKSVVLNKDFIEARLNLQLPGRGRRVDGKYALELFSTILPDFVKKCMHFESYDEKPLYKHVKVLEDQQYLRNMLPELGLVAFVADGSILPRSDGTSDTPMDSNVKLFESPPSLKISVELPNRGKITGMGIKSGFTLIVGGGYHGKTTLLKAIQTGVYNKRPGDGREFVVTSPNAVKIRAEDGRSVTRVDLSTFMKNLPCKKSGSDFTTNNASGSTSQASAIMEYIEMGADLLILDEDISASNFLHRDAIMTNLIKEKEPIVPFLFLVRQFFEKLGISTIMVSGSCGLFVDQAHTILQMDEYSCIDRTQEAKEICKNSGINLSEAVDKSIANNLLFSHKLVNNRVVSRESFKRPNQKIKQLGIDKISYGMEQIDLSPLETLVEIGQTSAITNIIIYLECQVKEYERDRQQYTLRQLLDKLYYKWSSITTVGYNGLDEINGFKHFPTGDCVMPRIFEISAALNRLRSLKITKFVQDEYRPQEKNSYFDNNVN
- a CDS encoding hypothetical protein (encoded by transcript BEWA_006640A) is translated as MAKQEFETRLNTIQLRYKKNKAKQEKIDIKELETLHKSLNKRLIEKLKSCRELMLKQDETLVKINSMLEG